Proteins co-encoded in one Burkholderia ambifaria AMMD genomic window:
- a CDS encoding glycine zipper 2TM domain-containing protein encodes MDNQNQTTPQKQRLHPLIATAAGAVIVASLAATAAITGIFPKASSNNAQNGQTQAALIASQPAVDTAAAASAALAAQAQQQAAEQAAQQKAEQKAAAEKAAAAQAEPKPAPRPAATHRRHTPAPQPPQYAQQQSAPAQAAYCQSCGTIVSITQSRTPGQSSGIGAVGGAAAGGLLGNQFGHGNGRTAMTIIGALGGGLAGNQVEKQVRAETDYQVQVQMESGATRTFTYHSPPPFGQGQRVRIENGTLVGA; translated from the coding sequence ATGGACAACCAGAATCAGACCACGCCGCAAAAACAACGCCTCCACCCGCTGATCGCGACCGCGGCAGGCGCCGTCATCGTCGCCAGCCTCGCCGCCACCGCGGCGATCACGGGCATCTTCCCGAAGGCCAGCAGCAACAACGCGCAGAACGGCCAGACCCAGGCCGCGCTGATCGCGTCGCAGCCGGCCGTCGATACGGCCGCGGCAGCCAGTGCCGCGCTGGCCGCGCAAGCGCAGCAGCAGGCAGCCGAACAGGCCGCGCAGCAGAAGGCTGAGCAAAAGGCGGCGGCCGAGAAGGCCGCGGCGGCACAAGCCGAACCGAAGCCCGCGCCGCGCCCGGCAGCCACGCACCGCCGCCATACGCCGGCACCGCAACCGCCGCAATATGCGCAACAGCAGTCCGCGCCCGCTCAAGCGGCCTATTGCCAGAGCTGCGGCACGATCGTCTCGATCACGCAATCGCGCACGCCGGGCCAGAGCTCGGGGATCGGCGCGGTCGGCGGCGCAGCAGCCGGCGGCCTGCTCGGCAACCAGTTCGGTCACGGCAATGGCCGCACCGCGATGACCATCATCGGCGCGCTCGGCGGCGGTCTTGCCGGCAACCAGGTCGAGAAGCAGGTGCGCGCGGAAACCGACTACCAGGTGCAGGTCCAGATGGAAAGCGGCGCGACGCGTACGTTCACGTACCACAGCCCGCCGCCGTTCGGCCAGGGTCAGCGCGTGCGGATCGAGAACGGCACGCTGGTCGGCGCGTAA
- the iscX gene encoding Fe-S cluster assembly protein IscX translates to MKWTDSREIAIALADKHPDVDPQRINFVDLRQWVIELDGFSDDPSHSGEKILEAIQAHWIDESDFDDED, encoded by the coding sequence ATGAAATGGACCGATTCGCGCGAAATCGCCATCGCGCTGGCAGACAAGCATCCGGACGTCGATCCGCAGCGGATCAATTTCGTCGACCTGCGCCAATGGGTCATCGAGCTCGATGGCTTCTCCGACGATCCCAGCCATTCGGGCGAGAAAATCCTCGAAGCGATCCAGGCTCACTGGATCGACGAATCCGACTTCGACGACGAAGACTGA
- the fdx gene encoding ISC system 2Fe-2S type ferredoxin, with product MPQLVVLPHVELCPDGAVIDATPGKSICDNLLDHGIEIEHACEKSCACTTCHVVIREGFNDLEPSEEDEDDLLDKAWGLEPTSRLSCQAIVQEDSDLVVEIPKYSINHAKENH from the coding sequence ATGCCTCAACTGGTAGTGCTGCCTCACGTCGAACTGTGTCCGGACGGCGCAGTAATCGACGCGACGCCCGGCAAGAGTATTTGCGACAACCTGCTCGACCACGGGATCGAGATCGAGCATGCATGCGAGAAGTCGTGCGCATGCACGACCTGCCACGTGGTGATCCGCGAGGGCTTCAACGATCTCGAGCCGTCCGAAGAGGACGAAGACGACCTGCTCGACAAGGCGTGGGGCCTCGAGCCGACGTCGCGCCTGTCGTGCCAGGCGATCGTGCAGGAAGATTCGGACCTGGTGGTCGAGATCCCGAAGTACTCGATCAACCACGCGAAGGAAAATCACTGA
- the hscA gene encoding Fe-S protein assembly chaperone HscA: protein MALLQISEPGMAPAPHQRRLAVGIDLGTTNSLVAAVRNSVPEVLPDEAGRALLPSVVRYLEKGGRRIGHEAKEQAATDPRNTIVSVKRFMGRGKAEVEGAANAPYEFIDAPGMVQIRTIDGVKSPVEVSAEILATLRYRAEDTLGDELVGAVITVPAYFDEAQRQATKDAARLAGLNVLRLLNEPTAAAIAYGLDNAAEGLYAVYDLGGGTFDLSILKLTKGVFEVLAAGGDSALGGDDFDHLLFGHVLAQAGIDAKALAPEDVRLLLDRVRVLKEALSSAPQASLDVTLSNGTRLVQTISHDTFASLVEPLVQRTLTPTRKALRDAQVTPADIKGVVLVGGATRMPVIRDAVAKYFGQPPLVNLDPDQVVALGAAIQADLLAGNRGGGDDWLLLDVIPLSLGVETMGGLVEKIIPRNSTIPIARAQEFTTFKDGQTAMAIHVVQGERELVADCRSLARFELRGIPPMTAGAARIRVTYQVDADGLLSVFAREQHSGVEASVVVKPSYGLADDDIAKMLEDSFKTAEIDMRARALREAQVEAQRMIEATQAALAADGELLDDAERTQVDALVAALRTIAQGDDADAIETATKALADGTDEFAARRMDKSIKRALSGRRLDEI from the coding sequence ATGGCATTACTGCAAATTTCCGAACCGGGCATGGCGCCGGCGCCGCACCAGCGGCGACTCGCTGTCGGGATCGATCTCGGCACGACGAACTCGCTCGTCGCGGCCGTGCGCAACAGCGTGCCCGAAGTGCTGCCGGACGAGGCGGGCCGCGCGCTGCTGCCGTCGGTGGTCCGTTATCTGGAGAAGGGCGGCCGCCGCATCGGCCACGAAGCGAAGGAGCAGGCCGCGACCGATCCGCGCAACACGATCGTGTCGGTCAAGCGCTTCATGGGTCGCGGCAAGGCCGAGGTCGAAGGCGCGGCGAACGCACCTTACGAATTCATCGATGCGCCGGGCATGGTGCAGATCCGCACGATCGACGGCGTGAAGAGCCCGGTCGAAGTGTCGGCCGAGATTCTCGCGACGCTGCGTTACCGCGCGGAAGACACGCTTGGCGACGAGCTGGTCGGCGCGGTGATCACGGTGCCCGCGTATTTCGACGAGGCGCAACGTCAGGCGACGAAGGACGCCGCGCGTCTCGCGGGCCTCAACGTGCTGCGCCTGCTGAACGAACCGACCGCGGCCGCGATCGCCTATGGGCTCGACAACGCGGCCGAAGGCCTCTACGCGGTGTACGACCTCGGCGGCGGCACGTTCGACCTGTCGATCCTGAAGCTGACGAAGGGCGTGTTCGAAGTGCTGGCCGCGGGCGGCGATTCCGCACTCGGCGGCGACGATTTCGATCACCTGCTGTTCGGTCACGTGCTCGCACAGGCCGGCATCGACGCGAAGGCGCTCGCGCCCGAGGACGTGCGCCTGCTGCTCGATCGCGTGCGCGTGCTGAAGGAAGCGCTGTCGTCGGCGCCGCAGGCGTCGCTCGATGTGACGCTGTCGAACGGCACGCGGCTCGTGCAGACGATCTCGCACGACACGTTCGCGTCGCTCGTCGAGCCGCTCGTGCAGCGTACGCTGACGCCCACCCGCAAGGCATTGCGCGACGCGCAGGTGACGCCGGCCGACATCAAGGGTGTCGTGCTGGTCGGCGGCGCGACGCGCATGCCGGTGATCCGCGATGCGGTCGCGAAGTATTTCGGCCAGCCGCCGCTCGTCAATCTCGATCCGGACCAGGTCGTCGCGCTCGGCGCTGCGATCCAGGCCGACCTGCTCGCCGGCAATCGCGGCGGCGGCGACGACTGGCTGCTGCTCGACGTGATTCCGCTGTCGCTCGGGGTCGAGACGATGGGTGGTCTCGTCGAGAAGATCATTCCGCGCAATTCGACGATTCCGATCGCGCGTGCGCAGGAGTTCACGACCTTCAAGGACGGTCAGACCGCGATGGCGATCCACGTCGTGCAGGGCGAGCGCGAGCTCGTCGCCGACTGCCGGTCGCTCGCACGCTTCGAGCTGCGCGGCATCCCGCCGATGACGGCCGGTGCGGCGCGCATCCGCGTGACCTATCAGGTCGATGCGGATGGGTTGCTGTCGGTGTTCGCACGTGAGCAGCATTCGGGCGTCGAGGCATCGGTCGTCGTGAAGCCGTCGTACGGCCTCGCCGACGACGACATCGCGAAGATGCTCGAGGACAGCTTCAAGACCGCCGAGATCGACATGCGCGCACGCGCGCTGCGCGAAGCTCAGGTCGAAGCCCAGCGGATGATCGAGGCGACGCAGGCGGCACTTGCAGCCGACGGCGAATTGCTCGACGACGCCGAACGCACGCAGGTCGACGCGCTCGTCGCGGCGCTGCGCACGATCGCTCAGGGCGACGACGCGGACGCGATCGAAACCGCGACCAAGGCATTGGCCGACGGCACCGACGAATTCGCGGCGCGCCGGATGGACAAGAGCATCAAGCGCGCACTGTCGGGCCGACGGCTCGACGAGATCTGA
- the hscB gene encoding Fe-S protein assembly co-chaperone HscB has protein sequence MVSLKDSHFDLFHLPAQFALDQAALDSAYRTVQTQVHPDRFAAAGDAQKRIAMQWATRANEAYRTLRDPLKRATYLLSLRGVDIGAENNTAMEPAFLMQQMEWREGIEDAAAARNVDALDALLAELRDEKRVRLERLGTLLDSAADQAAAEAVRQLMFIERVASEVGAQIERLET, from the coding sequence ATGGTTTCGCTGAAAGACAGCCACTTCGATCTGTTTCACCTGCCGGCGCAATTCGCGCTCGATCAGGCGGCGCTCGACAGCGCGTATCGCACGGTGCAGACGCAGGTGCACCCGGACCGCTTCGCGGCGGCCGGCGATGCGCAAAAACGCATCGCGATGCAATGGGCGACGCGCGCGAACGAGGCCTACCGCACGCTGCGCGATCCGCTGAAGCGTGCGACCTATCTGCTGTCGCTGCGCGGCGTCGACATCGGTGCCGAAAACAACACCGCGATGGAGCCCGCGTTCCTGATGCAGCAGATGGAGTGGCGCGAAGGCATCGAGGATGCCGCGGCCGCCCGCAACGTCGACGCGCTCGATGCGCTGCTCGCCGAACTGCGCGACGAGAAGCGCGTGCGCCTGGAGCGCCTCGGCACGCTGCTCGACAGCGCGGCCGACCAGGCCGCCGCCGAGGCCGTGCGCCAGCTGATGTTCATCGAACGCGTCGCGTCGGAAGTGGGCGCGCAGATCGAGCGCCTCGAAACTTAA
- the iscA gene encoding iron-sulfur cluster assembly protein IscA — protein MAITLTEKAAQHVQKYLVRRGKGVGLRLGVRTTGCSGLAYKLEYVDELAPEDQVFESHGVKVIVDPKSLAYIDGTQLDFAREGLNEGFKFNNPNVKDECGCGESFRV, from the coding sequence ATGGCAATTACACTGACCGAAAAAGCAGCACAGCACGTCCAGAAATACCTCGTCCGTCGCGGCAAGGGTGTGGGCCTGCGGCTTGGCGTTCGCACGACCGGGTGCTCGGGGCTCGCGTACAAGCTCGAGTATGTCGACGAGCTCGCTCCCGAGGATCAGGTATTCGAGAGCCATGGCGTGAAGGTCATCGTCGACCCGAAGAGCCTCGCGTACATCGACGGCACCCAACTCGACTTCGCGCGCGAGGGCCTGAACGAAGGGTTCAAGTTCAACAACCCGAACGTGAAGGACGAGTGCGGCTGCGGGGAATCGTTCCGCGTCTGA
- the iscU gene encoding Fe-S cluster assembly scaffold IscU produces the protein MSYSNKVLDHYENPRNVGSFAKDDDAVGTGMVGAPACGDVMKLQIRVSADGVIEDAKFKTYGCGSAIASSSLVTEWVKGKTLDEALSIKNTQIAEELALPPVKIHCSILAEDAIKAAVADYKKRHDTTEGDQAAA, from the coding sequence ATGTCATACAGCAACAAGGTTCTGGATCACTACGAAAACCCGCGTAACGTCGGTTCGTTCGCGAAGGACGACGACGCGGTCGGTACGGGCATGGTCGGCGCGCCGGCCTGCGGCGACGTGATGAAGCTGCAGATCCGCGTCAGCGCGGACGGCGTGATCGAAGACGCGAAGTTCAAGACGTACGGCTGCGGTTCGGCCATCGCGTCGAGCTCGCTCGTGACCGAATGGGTGAAGGGCAAGACGCTCGACGAGGCGCTGTCGATCAAGAACACGCAGATCGCCGAAGAACTTGCACTGCCGCCGGTGAAGATTCACTGCTCGATTCTCGCGGAAGACGCGATCAAGGCAGCCGTGGCCGACTACAAGAAGCGCCACGACACCACGGAAGGCGATCAGGCAGCAGCCTGA
- a CDS encoding IscS subfamily cysteine desulfurase yields MTQETLHLPIYMDYSATTPVDPRVVDKMVPYLREQFGNPASRSHAYGWDAERAVEEAREQVAALVNADPREIIWTSGATESDNLAIKGAANFYKGKGKHIITVKTEHKAVLDTCRELERDGFEVTYLDVKEDGLIDLDVFKAALRPDTILVSVMHVNNEIGVIQDIETIGEICREKGIVFHVDAAQSTGKVEIDLAKLKVDLMSFSAHKTYGPKGIGALYVRRKPRVRIEAQMHGGGHERGMRSGTLATHQIVGMGEAFRIAREEMATENERVRMLRDKLLRGLSQIEETYVNGDMEHRVPHNLNISFNFVEGESLIMAIKDVAVSSGSACTSASLEPSYVLRALGRNDELAHSSIRFTVGRFTTEQDVDFVINLLNSKIAKLRELSPLWEMHQEGIDLSTIEWAAH; encoded by the coding sequence ATGACCCAAGAGACTCTCCACCTGCCCATCTACATGGATTACAGCGCGACGACGCCGGTCGACCCGCGCGTGGTCGACAAGATGGTGCCGTACCTGCGCGAGCAGTTCGGCAACCCGGCATCGCGCAGCCACGCATACGGCTGGGATGCGGAGCGCGCGGTCGAGGAAGCGCGCGAGCAGGTGGCCGCGCTGGTGAACGCGGATCCGCGCGAGATCATCTGGACGTCCGGCGCCACGGAGTCGGACAACCTCGCGATCAAGGGTGCCGCGAACTTCTACAAGGGCAAGGGCAAGCACATCATCACGGTGAAGACCGAGCACAAGGCCGTGCTCGATACCTGCCGCGAGCTTGAGCGCGACGGCTTCGAAGTCACCTATCTCGACGTGAAGGAAGACGGCCTGATCGACCTCGACGTGTTCAAGGCCGCGCTGCGCCCGGACACGATCCTCGTGTCGGTGATGCACGTGAACAACGAGATCGGCGTGATCCAGGATATCGAGACGATCGGCGAGATCTGCCGCGAGAAGGGCATCGTGTTCCACGTCGACGCCGCGCAGTCGACCGGCAAGGTCGAGATCGACCTCGCGAAGCTGAAGGTCGACCTGATGTCGTTCTCGGCACACAAGACCTACGGCCCGAAGGGCATCGGCGCGCTGTACGTGCGCCGCAAGCCGCGCGTGCGCATCGAAGCGCAGATGCACGGCGGCGGTCACGAGCGCGGGATGCGTTCGGGCACGCTGGCGACGCACCAGATCGTCGGCATGGGCGAAGCGTTCCGCATCGCGCGCGAAGAAATGGCGACCGAGAACGAGCGCGTGCGCATGCTGCGCGACAAGCTGCTGCGCGGCCTGTCGCAGATCGAGGAAACCTACGTGAACGGCGACATGGAGCATCGTGTCCCGCACAACCTGAACATCAGTTTCAACTTCGTCGAAGGCGAGTCGCTGATCATGGCGATCAAGGATGTCGCGGTGTCGTCGGGTTCGGCCTGCACGTCGGCGTCGCTGGAGCCTTCGTACGTGCTGCGCGCGCTCGGCCGCAACGACGAACTCGCGCACAGCTCGATCCGCTTCACGGTCGGCCGTTTCACGACGGAGCAGGACGTCGACTTCGTGATCAACCTGCTGAACAGCAAGATCGCGAAGCTGCGCGAACTGTCGCCGCTCTGGGAAATGCACCAGGAAGGCATCGATCTGTCGACGATCGAATGGGCTGCGCACTGA
- the iscR gene encoding Fe-S cluster assembly transcriptional regulator IscR — MRLTTKGRFAVTAMIDLALRQEQGPVTLAGISQRQRISLSYLEQLFGKLRRHEIVESVRGPGGGYNLARRAQDVTVADIIIAVDEPLDATQCGGKGTCDGSKQPDGHCMTHELWSTLNQKMVEYLDSVSLQDLVDQQRAREGAPAVLRDRRTPEPVAAPAEPVRTMPLGPNSVFNIASS; from the coding sequence ATGAGACTCACCACCAAAGGCCGTTTCGCCGTCACGGCGATGATTGACTTGGCACTGCGCCAGGAGCAGGGCCCGGTGACGCTTGCAGGCATCAGCCAGCGCCAGCGGATTTCGCTCTCGTATCTCGAACAGCTGTTCGGGAAGCTGCGCAGGCATGAAATCGTCGAATCCGTGCGCGGCCCGGGCGGCGGCTACAACCTCGCGCGCCGCGCGCAGGACGTCACCGTCGCCGACATCATCATCGCGGTCGATGAACCGCTCGACGCCACGCAGTGCGGCGGCAAAGGCACGTGCGACGGCTCGAAGCAGCCCGACGGCCATTGCATGACGCACGAGCTGTGGTCGACCCTGAACCAGAAAATGGTCGAATACCTCGATTCGGTGTCGCTGCAGGATCTCGTCGATCAGCAGCGCGCACGCGAGGGCGCCCCCGCGGTGCTGCGCGACCGGCGCACGCCGGAGCCCGTCGCGGCGCCGGCCGAACCGGTGCGCACGATGCCGCTCGGTCCCAATTCGGTGTTCAACATCGCGAGTTCGTGA
- a CDS encoding low molecular weight protein-tyrosine-phosphatase yields MTRVAICFVCLGNICRSPTAEGVMRHQVDAAGLAEHIAIDSAGTGDWHVGEPPDTRAQAAARIRGYDLSALRARQVSAADFERFDLLLAMDEANLAELRRRCPPEHRDKVRLLMEFAAGAAETEVADPYFGGAQGFDQVLDQVERACAGLLDTLRSRTGR; encoded by the coding sequence ATGACCCGCGTTGCGATCTGTTTCGTCTGTCTCGGCAATATCTGCCGTTCGCCCACCGCGGAAGGCGTGATGCGCCACCAGGTGGACGCGGCCGGGCTGGCCGAGCACATCGCGATCGATTCGGCCGGCACCGGCGACTGGCACGTCGGCGAACCGCCCGACACGCGCGCGCAGGCGGCGGCTCGTATCCGCGGCTACGACCTGTCGGCGCTGCGCGCGCGGCAGGTGAGCGCGGCGGATTTCGAGCGGTTCGACCTGCTGCTGGCGATGGACGAAGCCAATCTCGCGGAATTGCGCCGGCGCTGTCCGCCCGAGCATCGCGACAAGGTGCGCCTCCTGATGGAATTCGCGGCGGGCGCGGCCGAGACCGAAGTGGCCGATCCTTATTTCGGCGGCGCGCAGGGTTTCGACCAGGTGCTCGATCAAGTCGAGCGCGCGTGCGCGGGCCTGCTGGACACCCTCCGGAGCCGTACCGGACGCTGA
- a CDS encoding lactate utilization protein B has translation MQVQSMHFKARAGQKLADQRLQQNLKKLSTKFVSARADAMTAIDFPATRAALKARRNRALENLDVWLEAFEREATRRGTTVLFAETTEDAARLVADIARRHDVKKVIKTKSMVSEEMRLNAVLAEMGVQSIETDLGEYILQINDNEPPSHIIAPVVHKDKDEIADLFARTHHRERLTEIPDMTREAREVLRPHFLSADMGVTGGNFVIAETGSVAIVTNEGNEGMCTVMPRVHVAVTGIEKVLPTLEDLATAMRLLPRSATGQKTSNYFSLLTGPRGPGDEDGPEHNYVVLVDGGRTGLIGGEFQEMLRCIRCGACMNHCPVYQKVGGHAYGWVYPGPMGSVLTPSYVGIDRALDLPQAATLCGECDSVCPVGIPLSHLLRTLREKQVERHLRPWRERAGLAVWGFFARRPLLYALTTKLAVRVLERLGGSGGMLRRLPMMGGWMDTRDMPTPTGRTFRELYAASQSHLG, from the coding sequence ATGCAAGTCCAATCGATGCATTTCAAGGCGCGTGCCGGCCAGAAGCTGGCCGATCAGCGCCTGCAGCAGAACCTGAAGAAGCTGTCGACGAAGTTCGTGTCCGCGCGCGCCGACGCGATGACCGCGATCGACTTCCCGGCGACGCGCGCCGCGCTGAAGGCGCGCCGCAATCGTGCGCTGGAGAACCTCGACGTGTGGCTCGAGGCGTTCGAGCGCGAGGCGACGCGGCGCGGCACCACGGTGCTGTTCGCGGAAACGACCGAGGATGCCGCGCGGCTCGTCGCCGACATCGCGCGGCGCCACGACGTGAAGAAGGTCATCAAGACGAAGTCGATGGTGTCCGAGGAAATGCGCCTGAACGCGGTGCTCGCCGAGATGGGCGTGCAGTCGATCGAGACGGACCTCGGCGAATACATCCTGCAGATCAACGACAACGAGCCGCCGAGCCACATCATTGCGCCCGTCGTGCACAAGGACAAGGACGAGATCGCCGACCTGTTCGCGCGCACGCACCACCGCGAGCGGCTGACCGAGATTCCCGACATGACGCGCGAGGCGCGCGAGGTGCTGCGCCCGCATTTCCTGTCGGCCGACATGGGCGTGACGGGCGGCAACTTCGTGATCGCCGAGACCGGTTCGGTCGCGATCGTCACGAACGAAGGCAACGAAGGCATGTGCACGGTGATGCCGCGCGTGCATGTCGCCGTGACGGGCATCGAGAAGGTGCTGCCGACGCTCGAGGATCTCGCCACAGCAATGCGTCTGCTGCCGCGTTCGGCCACCGGGCAGAAGACGTCGAACTACTTCTCCCTGCTCACCGGGCCCCGCGGCCCGGGCGACGAGGACGGCCCGGAACACAACTACGTGGTGCTCGTCGACGGCGGCCGCACGGGCCTGATCGGCGGCGAATTCCAGGAGATGCTGCGCTGCATCCGCTGCGGCGCATGCATGAACCATTGCCCGGTGTACCAGAAGGTCGGCGGGCACGCGTACGGCTGGGTCTATCCGGGCCCGATGGGGTCGGTGCTGACGCCGAGCTACGTCGGAATCGACCGTGCGCTCGACCTGCCGCAGGCCGCGACGCTGTGCGGCGAATGCGACAGCGTCTGCCCGGTGGGGATCCCGCTGTCGCACCTGCTGCGCACGCTGCGCGAGAAACAGGTCGAGCGGCACCTGCGGCCGTGGCGCGAGCGCGCCGGACTCGCCGTGTGGGGCTTTTTCGCGCGCCGGCCATTGCTTTACGCGTTGACGACCAAGCTCGCGGTGCGCGTGCTCGAGCGGCTCGGCGGCAGCGGCGGCATGCTGCGGCGCCTGCCAATGATGGGCGGCTGGATGGACACGCGCGACATGCCGACCCCGACCGGCCGCACGTTCCGCGAACTGTACGCGGCATCGCAAAGCCACCTCGGCTGA
- a CDS encoding (Fe-S)-binding protein: MRVGLFVTCLVDLMRPEIGFSALKLIRDAGYEVFVPPAQTCCGQPAYNSGDRALARDLAEKTLREFEQFDYVVAPSGSCGGMIRAHYGDLFRDDPELMGRFARFQQKVYELTDFLTNVAKVTLAPGEFAGPVTYHDSCSGLRELGVKAQPRALLAQRGVAVTEMKDCEHCCGFGGTFAVKYGDISAAIADEKCANVRASGAGAVVLGDLGCMLNIEGRLRRTGDRDTRVLHVAQVLAGDV; this comes from the coding sequence ATGCGAGTCGGTTTGTTCGTGACCTGCCTGGTCGACCTGATGCGTCCGGAAATCGGCTTTTCGGCGCTGAAACTGATTCGCGACGCCGGCTACGAGGTGTTCGTGCCGCCCGCGCAAACCTGCTGCGGCCAGCCGGCCTACAACTCGGGCGACCGCGCGCTCGCGCGCGACCTCGCTGAAAAGACGCTGCGCGAGTTCGAGCAGTTCGATTACGTCGTCGCGCCGTCGGGCTCGTGCGGCGGCATGATCCGCGCGCACTACGGCGATCTGTTCCGCGACGACCCCGAACTGATGGGGCGCTTCGCGCGGTTCCAGCAGAAAGTCTACGAACTGACCGATTTCCTCACGAACGTCGCGAAGGTCACGCTCGCGCCCGGCGAATTCGCGGGGCCGGTCACCTACCACGATTCCTGCTCGGGCCTGCGCGAACTCGGTGTGAAGGCGCAACCGCGCGCGCTGCTCGCGCAGCGCGGCGTGGCCGTTACCGAGATGAAGGACTGCGAGCACTGCTGCGGCTTCGGTGGCACGTTCGCGGTCAAGTACGGCGACATTTCGGCAGCCATCGCGGACGAGAAATGCGCGAACGTGCGCGCGTCCGGCGCGGGCGCCGTCGTGTTGGGCGACCTCGGCTGCATGCTGAACATCGAAGGGCGGTTGCGCCGCACGGGCGACCGCGACACGCGCGTGCTGCACGTCGCGCAGGTGCTGGCGGGCGACGTCTGA
- a CDS encoding IclR family transcriptional regulator, producing the protein MSQPTPDSKTSIQVIERMMRLLDALAAHSDPVSLKELAQRTELHPSTAHRILNDMVTCRLVDRSDPGTYRLGMRLLELGNLVKARLSVRDAALMPMRELHRLTGQTVNLSVRQGDEIVYIERAYSERSGMQVVRAIGGRAPLHLTSVGKLFLAVDETSRVRAYATRTGLSGHTQNSITDIAKLERELTLVRQQSCARDNEELELGVRCIAAGIYDDSGKLVAGLSLSAPADRLQDAWLGQLSRTALTISESLGYRPAPAKETEGLQRHA; encoded by the coding sequence ATGAGCCAACCCACCCCGGATTCCAAAACGTCGATCCAAGTGATCGAACGCATGATGCGGCTGCTGGACGCGCTCGCCGCGCACAGCGACCCCGTCAGCCTGAAGGAGCTTGCGCAACGTACGGAGCTGCATCCGTCGACCGCGCACCGCATCCTCAACGACATGGTGACCTGTCGCCTCGTCGACCGCTCCGATCCCGGCACGTACCGGCTCGGCATGCGGCTGCTCGAGCTCGGCAATCTCGTGAAGGCGCGCCTGTCGGTCCGTGACGCGGCGCTGATGCCGATGCGCGAGCTGCACCGCCTGACGGGCCAGACCGTGAACCTGTCGGTACGCCAGGGCGACGAAATCGTCTACATCGAGCGCGCGTATTCGGAACGCTCGGGGATGCAGGTCGTCCGCGCGATCGGCGGCCGTGCGCCGCTGCATCTGACGTCGGTCGGCAAGCTATTCCTCGCGGTCGACGAAACGTCGCGCGTGCGCGCCTACGCGACGCGCACCGGGCTGTCCGGCCATACGCAGAACAGCATTACCGACATCGCGAAGCTCGAGCGCGAATTAACGCTCGTGCGCCAGCAATCGTGCGCGCGCGACAACGAGGAACTGGAGCTGGGCGTGCGCTGCATCGCGGCCGGCATCTACGACGACTCGGGCAAGCTCGTCGCGGGCCTGTCGCTGTCGGCACCGGCCGACCGCCTGCAGGACGCGTGGCTCGGCCAGTTGAGCCGCACCGCGCTGACCATCTCGGAATCGCTCGGCTACCGCCCCGCGCCCGCGAAGGAGACGGAAGGACTGCAGCGGCACGCATGA